In Candidatus Cybelea sp., one genomic interval encodes:
- the cdaA gene encoding diadenylate cyclase CdaA produces MTPSALWQSVGISDVIDIIATSVLVYYVLLLIRGTRAVQILIGILVLVGLLGLATLFHLTLLGTILRLLLVGAAVTIPIVFQPELRRALEQIGRGGLFRLQSGDDAELGPGRPEDRAMLTLARTAFFLSQNRRGALVVIEQQSGLKEICESGTPLHADISEELLLTIFTPASPLHDGAVVVREGEIEAAGCLLPLAERPLTGVRMGTRHRAAVGLSEQTDAVVLVVSEQTGAIRIARAGRLSRPVDDEQRLVKMLLAVTRPPRHERRRPNDLIAHLRSRLRTQRDGSKPRVSWTDLLP; encoded by the coding sequence GTGACACCCAGCGCGCTCTGGCAAAGCGTCGGTATCTCCGACGTCATCGACATCATCGCGACCAGCGTCTTGGTCTACTACGTCTTGCTGCTGATTCGCGGAACGCGCGCCGTGCAGATTTTGATCGGCATTTTGGTGCTCGTTGGACTGCTCGGCCTTGCGACGCTCTTTCATCTCACCCTGCTCGGTACGATTCTGCGCCTCTTGCTCGTCGGCGCGGCGGTCACGATTCCGATCGTCTTCCAACCGGAATTGCGTCGCGCGCTGGAGCAGATCGGACGCGGCGGTCTCTTCCGGCTGCAGAGCGGCGACGACGCCGAGCTCGGACCGGGGCGCCCGGAAGACCGCGCGATGCTCACGCTGGCGAGAACCGCATTCTTCCTTAGTCAGAACCGCCGCGGCGCGCTGGTCGTCATCGAACAGCAGAGCGGATTGAAAGAGATCTGCGAGAGCGGTACGCCGCTGCACGCCGACATCTCGGAGGAGCTGCTGCTCACGATCTTCACGCCCGCCTCACCGCTTCACGACGGCGCGGTCGTCGTTCGCGAGGGAGAGATCGAGGCCGCCGGATGTTTGCTGCCGCTCGCGGAACGGCCGCTGACCGGCGTGCGCATGGGCACGCGCCATCGCGCGGCCGTCGGTTTGAGCGAGCAGACCGACGCCGTCGTGCTGGTCGTCTCCGAACAGACGGGAGCGATTCGCATCGCGCGAGCCGGCCGGCTTTCGCGTCCGGTCGACGACGAGCAGCGGCTGGTCAAGATGCTGCTGGCGGTGACGCGGCCGCCGCGTCACGAACGCCGCCGTCCCAACGATCTCATCGCGCATCTGCGTTCCCGCTTGCGAACGCAGCGTGACGGGTCGAAACCACGCGTTTCGTGGACCGATCTCTTGCCTTAA
- a CDS encoding shikimate kinase — MKRHVALVGFMAAGKSTIGRRLARELGCPFYDTDVLIARAHGTVATIFADEGEAAFRRYEREAIAQALSSGEGGVVALGGGALTVPENRALLAERAHRVFLKASPEQILARVQRNRKRRPLLGTRPTIDRIRELYEARLPDYAAADHVVEARRMSDREVLDDILLWLREKKIALQP, encoded by the coding sequence GTGAAGCGCCACGTAGCGCTGGTCGGCTTCATGGCGGCAGGCAAGTCGACGATCGGGCGGCGGCTCGCGCGAGAGCTCGGCTGCCCGTTCTACGACACCGACGTCCTGATCGCGCGCGCGCACGGCACCGTCGCAACGATCTTTGCCGATGAGGGCGAGGCGGCGTTTCGCCGTTACGAACGCGAAGCGATCGCCCAGGCTCTTTCCAGCGGTGAAGGCGGCGTCGTTGCGCTCGGGGGCGGAGCACTGACGGTCCCCGAGAACCGCGCGCTGCTGGCAGAACGCGCACACCGCGTCTTTTTGAAGGCCTCCCCCGAGCAGATCTTGGCGCGCGTGCAACGGAACCGCAAGCGCCGGCCGCTCTTGGGCACACGTCCGACGATCGATCGAATCCGCGAGCTCTACGAGGCCCGTCTGCCCGACTATGCCGCCGCCGACCACGTCGTTGAGGCGCGGCGGATGAGCGACCGCGAAGTGCTCGACGATATTTTGTTATGGCTACGCGAAAAAAAGATAGCGCTCCAGCCCTAG
- a CDS encoding CdaR family protein — protein sequence MDRSLALMELIRKNFALKLLAVALAIVGWAYFRFASNPIFDDGQSEQQLSIPISTANLTLGYVAHFADREAVVTVAGKRGEPAVKPDEIKAVIDLSNKGAGVYNVPVQLVAPDLAVQSLSPASVTLTIERVEERSFPVVLHYMGQPQPSVVVNQPQIRPNVATVRAPTSLLAQIASVNANVALPEGPKAVDEMVRPVAVNASGMELTGLSISPNLVRVQMRFVAGAAK from the coding sequence GTGGACCGATCTCTTGCCTTAATGGAGCTGATTCGGAAGAACTTCGCCCTCAAGCTGCTCGCCGTCGCCCTAGCCATCGTCGGCTGGGCCTACTTTCGATTCGCCTCGAATCCGATCTTTGACGATGGCCAGAGCGAGCAGCAGCTCTCGATTCCGATTTCGACGGCCAACCTCACTCTGGGCTACGTCGCGCACTTCGCCGACCGCGAGGCCGTCGTTACGGTGGCGGGTAAACGAGGAGAACCGGCGGTCAAGCCCGATGAGATCAAGGCAGTGATCGATCTTTCCAATAAAGGCGCGGGCGTTTATAACGTCCCGGTGCAGCTCGTTGCCCCAGACCTCGCGGTGCAGAGCCTCAGCCCCGCTTCGGTAACGCTGACGATCGAACGGGTCGAGGAGCGCAGTTTTCCGGTCGTGCTGCACTACATGGGCCAGCCGCAGCCGAGCGTCGTCGTGAACCAGCCGCAGATCCGCCCGAACGTGGCCACGGTGCGCGCCCCGACCTCGCTGCTGGCGCAGATCGCGTCGGTCAACGCCAACGTCGCGCTTCCCGAGGGCCCAAAGGCCGTCGACGAGATGGTTCGGCCCGTCGCCGTCAACGCGAGCGGAATGGAGCTGACGGGGCTTTCCATATCGCCGAATCTGGTCCGCGTACAGATGCGCTTCGTTGCGGGCGCTGCAAAGTGA
- a CDS encoding sigma-70 family RNA polymerase sigma factor yields MALSFSSARQPSDRERLVAEYWYLCRRGAHRFMRRGLDRAALEQIAAIGLIKAADRYDCAQAAPFEAYAWLLVLGELMHYVRDSERFVRAPRSTRDLERRWSAAERELWPCLGREPTENDVAARIGADAEQVREVRAYRASGQVISFEAIGGSERRIARSDIDEVVDRLTVERILAALSPLQRQIVRAIHLDGVSVVELARRLGYSRRHVTRLHRSALERLKSSCPASEG; encoded by the coding sequence GTGGCTCTGTCTTTTTCCAGTGCGCGACAGCCGAGCGATCGCGAGCGGCTCGTCGCGGAGTATTGGTATCTTTGCCGTCGCGGCGCGCATCGGTTTATGCGGCGCGGGCTCGATCGCGCCGCTCTCGAACAGATCGCGGCGATCGGCCTCATCAAGGCGGCCGATCGTTACGACTGCGCGCAGGCAGCCCCGTTCGAGGCGTATGCGTGGCTTCTCGTGCTCGGCGAACTGATGCACTACGTACGCGACAGCGAGCGCTTCGTGCGCGCTCCCCGCAGCACGCGGGATCTCGAACGGCGCTGGAGCGCCGCAGAACGGGAGCTATGGCCCTGCTTAGGGCGCGAGCCGACCGAGAACGACGTTGCCGCGCGGATCGGTGCGGACGCCGAGCAGGTTCGCGAGGTCCGCGCGTATCGCGCGAGCGGTCAAGTGATCTCCTTCGAGGCGATCGGCGGCTCCGAGCGACGCATCGCGCGCAGCGACATCGACGAGGTCGTGGACCGGCTTACCGTCGAGCGGATACTCGCGGCCCTTTCTCCGCTGCAGCGCCAGATCGTCCGCGCGATTCATCTCGACGGAGTAAGCGTCGTCGAGCTGGCACGTCGCTTGGGCTATTCGCGCCGGCACGTGACGCGGCTGCACCGCAGTGCGCTAGAACGCTTGAAGAGCTCGTGCCCGGCGAGCGAGGGGTGA
- a CDS encoding 3-dehydroquinate synthase family protein: MNLVLCDAQRAVYALADELAATLGHAPVAAFVLGEARKRLTTVERVLDTMLAAGVERGSLVLGVGGGVASDLFGFSCATYMRGVRYAHVATSLVAMVDAAIGGKTGVDLRGGKNLAGAFADPVGVFCNVGALQTLPEAALREGLAEIVKAAIIEGGELFELLEELSPHPLRSWPWLEVIAAAIKVKTMAVADDRLEAGSRATLNLGHTFAHAIERASKYRVSHGAAVALGLRAAGLLALRTGRFSQAEHLRVLTLLALGGLPLQTSLAPEAIAAAMHSDKKRRAGSARFVLPRAIGDVEYGVVCNDRTVRAVLSALARPPERIRARR; the protein is encoded by the coding sequence GTGAACCTCGTTCTGTGCGATGCACAACGCGCCGTTTACGCGCTCGCAGACGAGCTGGCCGCGACGCTGGGGCACGCGCCGGTTGCCGCGTTTGTGCTGGGAGAGGCGCGCAAGCGATTGACGACGGTCGAACGCGTGCTCGATACGATGCTCGCGGCGGGAGTCGAACGCGGTTCGCTCGTACTTGGCGTCGGCGGCGGCGTCGCGAGCGATTTGTTCGGCTTTTCCTGCGCGACATACATGCGGGGCGTTCGCTACGCACACGTCGCGACTTCGCTCGTCGCGATGGTCGACGCAGCAATCGGCGGAAAGACGGGCGTCGACCTGCGCGGCGGCAAGAATCTCGCCGGCGCCTTTGCCGATCCGGTGGGCGTTTTCTGCAACGTCGGCGCGCTGCAAACGCTTCCCGAGGCGGCACTGCGCGAGGGTCTGGCAGAGATCGTGAAGGCCGCAATCATCGAAGGCGGCGAGCTGTTCGAGCTCTTGGAAGAGCTCTCGCCTCACCCGCTCCGCAGCTGGCCGTGGCTGGAGGTCATCGCGGCGGCGATCAAGGTGAAGACGATGGCTGTCGCCGACGATCGTCTCGAGGCGGGATCTCGCGCGACGCTCAACCTCGGCCACACGTTTGCACACGCGATCGAGCGGGCTTCAAAGTATCGGGTCTCGCACGGAGCGGCGGTTGCGCTGGGCCTGCGGGCGGCGGGCTTGCTGGCGCTGCGCACCGGCCGGTTCAGCCAAGCCGAGCACTTGCGCGTGCTGACGCTGCTGGCGCTGGGCGGCCTGCCGTTGCAGACGTCGCTTGCGCCCGAAGCCATCGCGGCCGCGATGCACAGCGACAAGAAACGGCGCGCCGGCAGCGCCCGATTCGTTCTGCCGCGAGCGATCGGCGACGTTGAGTACGGCGTTGTCTGCAACGATCGTACGGTGCGTGCCGTTCTGTCCGCGCTCGCACGGCCGCCCGAGAGAATCCGTGCGCGGCGTTGA
- the priA gene encoding primosomal protein N', which translates to MRGVDVLPAIRSSRYDLPLTYDPGDCALGIGDVVRMPLGNRDAIGFVVSPVYELEQPRALRPIRERVDCGRAFDETGLALARFVAEQYLCTLGEALGAVVLGGAVPRIRDVLARTEDAPRAPRSVPVRLIRLIWEEFAESFTLEQLLRHPEARRVADRRTLLAHVRTLTRQGSLRRIRRVADARLRERRVRVLEPGDVAIRGPKAEALVTFVRENPGIERADAVLAGFSNAVVARAVGAGALRELLVRADGLSSLQPTRDPHAATPEQRKAIAEIGAALERGRFETALLHGVTGSGKTFVYIESIQRVVQMGGRAIVLVPEISLTPQAAARFRAAFGSRVAVVHSALSERERFDAWEACARGEVDVLVGARSAVFAPLRDVRLIVVDEAHDPSYKQENVPRYHAVAVARERMRLENGLLLLGSATPSLESYAAARSGRIALLTLPSRATALPLPEVNVVDLRAEFEAGNRAIFSSALVQALGERLERREKSILFVNRRGSAGSLLCRTCGAAIHCPRCSIALSVHRNERLLRCHYCDFQMPIPSRCPNCGAESLLDLGIGTERVAREVSRLFPHARVLRMDSDTTTRIGDHARILAAFEAEGDVLVGTQMVAKGLDYPTVTLAAVVAADLGLNVADFRAAERSFALIAQVCGRSGRARRGGALVQTYAPDHPAIRFAAAHDYEGFAAAELAERTQLDFPPASRLVYLGVIGRDRARVQSTAERYARMLRDAGLAEVLGPAPYPIARVNEEWRYRIALKARRVKPLRAFIRAELLPLARADVKTRLAINVDP; encoded by the coding sequence GTGCGCGGCGTTGATGTCCTGCCGGCCATTCGCTCCTCGCGATACGATCTGCCTTTAACCTACGATCCCGGCGATTGCGCACTGGGGATCGGCGACGTCGTACGCATGCCGCTGGGCAATCGCGACGCGATCGGTTTTGTCGTATCGCCGGTCTACGAACTCGAGCAGCCTCGCGCGCTGCGGCCGATCCGGGAGCGGGTCGACTGCGGTCGCGCATTCGACGAGACGGGGCTCGCGCTGGCCAGGTTCGTGGCCGAACAGTACCTCTGCACGCTCGGCGAGGCGCTCGGCGCGGTCGTTTTGGGCGGGGCGGTGCCGCGAATTCGCGACGTGCTCGCACGCACGGAAGATGCCCCCCGCGCGCCCAGATCGGTCCCGGTTCGCCTTATCCGCTTGATCTGGGAAGAGTTCGCCGAGAGCTTCACGCTGGAGCAGCTGTTGCGCCATCCCGAAGCGCGGCGGGTCGCGGACCGCCGCACGCTGCTCGCACACGTACGTACGCTCACCCGCCAAGGCAGCCTGCGGCGCATCCGGCGCGTTGCAGACGCCCGCCTGCGCGAGCGCCGCGTTCGTGTCTTAGAGCCCGGCGACGTGGCAATTCGAGGCCCCAAGGCCGAAGCGCTCGTGACCTTCGTCCGGGAAAATCCCGGCATCGAGCGGGCCGACGCCGTCCTCGCCGGTTTCTCCAACGCGGTGGTCGCGCGGGCGGTAGGCGCCGGTGCGCTGCGCGAACTGCTCGTTCGCGCGGACGGTCTCTCGTCGCTGCAGCCGACCCGCGACCCGCACGCGGCGACGCCGGAGCAGCGCAAGGCGATCGCCGAAATCGGCGCCGCGTTGGAACGCGGCCGCTTCGAGACGGCCCTGCTGCACGGCGTGACGGGGAGCGGCAAAACATTCGTCTACATCGAGTCGATCCAACGCGTCGTGCAAATGGGCGGGCGCGCGATTGTCCTGGTTCCCGAGATCTCGCTGACGCCCCAAGCCGCCGCGCGATTCCGGGCGGCGTTCGGCAGCCGAGTCGCGGTCGTTCACTCGGCGCTCTCCGAGCGCGAACGTTTCGACGCGTGGGAAGCCTGTGCGCGTGGTGAGGTCGACGTGCTCGTCGGCGCGCGCAGCGCGGTCTTTGCGCCATTACGCGACGTCCGCTTGATCGTCGTGGACGAAGCGCACGACCCATCGTATAAGCAAGAGAACGTACCGCGTTATCATGCCGTCGCCGTCGCGCGCGAGCGGATGCGCTTGGAAAACGGACTGCTGCTGCTCGGGAGTGCGACGCCGTCACTCGAGAGCTACGCCGCCGCGCGATCTGGCAGGATCGCGCTTTTGACGCTGCCGAGTCGAGCGACGGCGCTGCCGCTGCCCGAAGTCAACGTCGTCGATCTGCGCGCGGAGTTCGAGGCGGGAAACCGCGCGATCTTCAGCAGCGCCCTCGTCCAGGCGCTCGGCGAGCGGTTGGAGCGTAGGGAGAAGAGCATCCTCTTCGTCAATCGGCGCGGCAGCGCGGGCTCGCTGCTCTGCCGCACGTGCGGAGCGGCGATCCATTGTCCGCGCTGCAGCATCGCGCTCTCGGTGCATCGCAACGAACGGCTGCTGCGCTGCCACTACTGCGATTTTCAAATGCCGATTCCGTCCCGCTGCCCAAACTGCGGGGCGGAGAGTCTGCTGGATCTCGGCATTGGCACGGAGCGCGTCGCACGCGAAGTGAGCCGTCTTTTTCCACATGCTCGTGTGCTGCGGATGGACTCCGATACGACGACGCGCATCGGCGATCACGCGCGAATCCTCGCGGCGTTCGAAGCGGAGGGCGACGTATTGGTCGGCACGCAGATGGTCGCCAAGGGTCTGGATTATCCCACGGTGACGCTCGCTGCCGTGGTGGCTGCCGACCTTGGGCTCAACGTTGCGGATTTTCGCGCGGCGGAGCGCAGCTTCGCGCTGATCGCGCAGGTCTGCGGGCGCAGCGGCCGGGCGCGCCGGGGCGGGGCGTTGGTGCAGACGTACGCGCCGGATCATCCCGCGATTCGCTTTGCCGCGGCGCACGACTACGAAGGGTTTGCTGCCGCGGAGCTGGCGGAGCGGACGCAGCTCGATTTTCCGCCGGCGAGCCGGCTCGTGTACCTCGGCGTGATCGGGCGCGACCGCGCCCGCGTGCAGAGCACCGCAGAACGGTACGCGCGCATGCTGCGCGACGCCGGCCTCGCCGAGGTCTTAGGGCCGGCGCCCTACCCGATCGCGCGCGTCAACGAGGAGTGGAGATATCGCATCGCGCTCAAGGCGCGGCGCGTCAAACCGCTGCGGGCGTTCATTCGAGCGGAGCTCTTGCCGCTCGCGCGAGCGGACGTAAAGACTCGCCTCGCGATAAACGTCGATCCCTGA
- the rsgA gene encoding ribosome small subunit-dependent GTPase A, giving the protein MSGRRYMPVPGDVVQARILEDGQALVERIEPRTATLERRSAAGRAKTMAANVDLLVAVTALADPPPRPVTLDQLLAFAELEEIEAAIVFTKPDLAEPQRSGDLLDIYSALRYPGLCINPKLGERIDELRDLLRGRHAMLVGNSGVGKSTIFRALGGEGTVGEVSRHGLGRQTTTTARLYRLEGGFLIDSPGINEFGLGEIDAPTLAYGFREIRPLAPDCRFTDCTHLNEPDCAVKRATTEGRIAQSRYDSYRRILLAALDTRRATLI; this is encoded by the coding sequence ATGAGCGGACGCCGCTATATGCCGGTGCCCGGAGACGTGGTGCAAGCGCGCATCCTCGAGGACGGGCAGGCCCTCGTCGAGCGCATCGAACCGCGAACCGCAACGCTGGAACGGCGCAGCGCCGCCGGCCGAGCGAAAACGATGGCGGCAAACGTCGACCTGCTCGTGGCCGTCACGGCGCTTGCCGATCCGCCGCCTCGCCCGGTCACCCTCGATCAGCTGCTTGCCTTTGCCGAGCTCGAAGAGATCGAAGCAGCCATCGTCTTCACGAAGCCCGACCTCGCCGAACCGCAGCGCAGCGGAGACCTGCTCGATATCTATAGCGCGCTGCGCTACCCCGGCCTCTGCATCAACCCCAAGCTCGGCGAGCGGATAGACGAGCTGCGCGACCTGCTGCGCGGCCGTCATGCGATGCTGGTCGGGAACTCGGGGGTCGGCAAATCGACGATCTTCCGCGCCTTAGGCGGGGAAGGGACGGTCGGAGAGGTCTCCCGGCACGGCCTGGGACGGCAGACCACGACGACGGCGCGCCTTTACCGCCTCGAGGGCGGCTTTTTGATCGACAGCCCCGGGATCAACGAGTTCGGTCTCGGGGAGATCGACGCTCCGACGCTGGCCTACGGCTTTCGGGAAATCCGCCCGCTCGCGCCGGACTGCCGCTTCACCGATTGCACGCATCTCAACGAGCCCGACTGCGCCGTCAAGCGAGCAACGACGGAGGGCCGAATCGCCCAAAGCCGCTACGACAGTTATCGCAGGATCTTGCTCGCCGCCCTGGACACCCGTCGCGCGACCCTGATATGA
- the aroC gene encoding chorismate synthase — protein MFSYLTAGESHGPALVGILDGIPAHLRLDAGAINETLARRQGGYGRGARMQIERDEVEFLAGVRGGVTLGSPIAVIVGNRDYLTPKVRALMDPLTGGGDPLSNPRPGHADYAGALKYRQHDLRNVLERASARETAMRVCLGAICAQFLEALGIVTRSCVARIGSVAAGDLDEWKQADVESSDVRCPDPEGAAAMIAAIDAAKAAGDTLGGQFLVRVDGLPVGIGSNRQPKQRLDGILAGAVMGMQTVRAVEIGLGAEASSTPGSRAHDEFALDGESVVRRSNRAGGIEGGMSNGEPILLRISVKPIPTLMKALPSVNLHQKTDAPATIVRSDVCVVPAAAIVGEAMVRLALMRPVLEKYGGDSLEETLDNLSRSTSAAAALFSREHAADAP, from the coding sequence ATGTTCTCGTATCTGACGGCCGGCGAGTCGCACGGGCCGGCGCTCGTGGGAATTCTCGACGGAATTCCGGCGCATCTGCGCCTCGACGCCGGCGCGATCAACGAGACGCTTGCGCGCCGTCAAGGCGGTTACGGCCGTGGTGCTCGCATGCAGATCGAACGCGACGAGGTCGAGTTTCTGGCCGGGGTCCGCGGCGGGGTGACGCTCGGATCGCCGATTGCCGTCATCGTGGGTAATCGCGATTATCTGACGCCAAAGGTTCGCGCGCTGATGGATCCGTTGACCGGCGGCGGCGATCCGCTGAGCAATCCGCGGCCGGGTCACGCAGATTACGCGGGGGCCCTAAAATATCGCCAGCACGACCTGCGCAACGTGCTGGAGCGCGCCAGCGCGCGCGAAACGGCGATGCGGGTCTGCCTCGGAGCGATCTGCGCGCAGTTTCTCGAGGCGCTCGGCATCGTGACGCGCAGTTGCGTGGCGCGCATCGGCAGCGTCGCAGCCGGCGATCTCGACGAGTGGAAGCAGGCCGACGTCGAGAGCAGCGACGTTCGCTGTCCCGACCCGGAAGGTGCGGCCGCGATGATCGCGGCGATCGACGCCGCAAAAGCCGCGGGCGACACCCTTGGCGGGCAGTTTCTGGTGCGGGTCGACGGGTTGCCGGTCGGAATCGGCAGCAACCGTCAGCCGAAGCAGCGGCTCGACGGGATTCTCGCGGGCGCCGTGATGGGAATGCAGACCGTTCGCGCGGTCGAGATCGGGCTCGGCGCCGAGGCCTCCTCTACTCCGGGCTCGCGCGCTCACGACGAGTTTGCGCTCGATGGTGAAAGCGTCGTGCGGCGCAGCAACAGAGCCGGCGGCATCGAAGGCGGAATGAGCAACGGCGAGCCGATCCTGCTGCGCATATCTGTGAAGCCGATTCCTACGCTGATGAAGGCGCTGCCCTCGGTGAACTTGCATCAGAAGACCGACGCGCCCGCGACGATCGTCCGCAGCGACGTCTGCGTCGTACCCGCGGCCGCGATCGTCGGCGAGGCGATGGTGCGGCTCGCGCTGATGAGGCCCGTACTGGAAAAGTACGGCGGCGATTCGCTCGAGGAAACGCTCGATAACCTTTCCCGCAGCACCTCCGCAGCCGCCGCGCTGTTTTCGCGAGAGCACGCTGCGGATGCGCCGTGA
- the rpsT gene encoding 30S ribosomal protein S20 translates to MPNIKAAQKWAKQSEKRETRNKSTKNRLRTLFKRAVDTDENAAAQLAESAYDKAASKGIVHPNKAARKKSRLAKARKRAAAAPAKTTKTRGGKAKK, encoded by the coding sequence TTGCCGAACATCAAGGCCGCGCAAAAGTGGGCCAAGCAATCCGAGAAGCGCGAGACGCGTAACAAGAGCACGAAAAACCGTTTGCGGACGCTTTTCAAGCGAGCCGTCGATACAGACGAAAACGCCGCGGCGCAGCTCGCCGAGAGCGCGTACGATAAAGCGGCCAGCAAGGGAATCGTCCATCCGAACAAGGCGGCCCGGAAGAAGTCGCGCCTCGCAAAAGCGCGCAAGCGCGCGGCGGCCGCTCCCGCGAAGACCACGAAGACCCGCGGCGGCAAAGCCAAGAAGTAG
- a CDS encoding glycosyltransferase family 87 protein, with product MKPSARTLLPALLVLVLGLLALRDFARLGEGLPWRTMDDFPDFYCAGWVLDRGGDPYVYEPLRTCEHRVNAGSSFRGRLFAANPALAIPAPQPAFDFPPYMLLARLPFSGARFVQGIAIVAAVAAAAFGLAALGIPWSVAAAVLLLSTLYASLRTGQIVPFALLALVACGLSLARGRDAWGGLFAALTAIEPTLGLPVAVAALAFVPKARSTLLGALVLLACVAVAASGPHGTITYLTRVIPAHAASETHFPFQYSFTYAAARLGASDDVARIAGTLSYLVLLGAGLWLGSATASRLKRRELLVFLPALCAVAGGSFVHQEELCFALPALAILSMKTRGWPRTISIAALCVVAVPWLAAWGTKQLFAASLFVCALTLWRMRVEMRIAVPIFVAIGAVLYGFELHPPQLPVPSGSSLPVIAPGDLVQRAWQAYTAQRSTPDVAWFAIKVPVWAALIAAIVAAAAASQPGPAGEGTSASISRRI from the coding sequence GTGAAGCCTTCCGCGCGCACGCTCCTTCCCGCATTGCTCGTGCTCGTGCTTGGGCTCTTAGCGCTGCGCGATTTTGCGCGGCTCGGCGAAGGACTGCCGTGGCGCACGATGGACGACTTCCCGGACTTTTATTGTGCCGGCTGGGTGCTCGATCGCGGAGGCGATCCGTATGTGTACGAACCGTTGCGGACCTGCGAGCACCGCGTCAACGCAGGCTCTTCCTTCCGCGGACGGCTCTTCGCGGCCAACCCGGCACTGGCGATTCCAGCCCCTCAGCCTGCCTTTGATTTTCCGCCCTACATGCTGCTGGCGCGGCTGCCATTCTCTGGCGCGCGCTTCGTGCAGGGCATCGCGATCGTTGCGGCGGTGGCGGCTGCGGCGTTCGGGCTTGCCGCGCTCGGGATTCCCTGGAGCGTCGCGGCGGCAGTGCTGCTGCTTTCGACGCTGTACGCATCGCTGCGCACCGGTCAGATCGTGCCGTTTGCGCTGCTCGCGCTCGTTGCGTGCGGTCTTTCGTTGGCGCGCGGGCGCGACGCGTGGGGCGGGCTCTTTGCGGCGCTCACCGCGATCGAACCGACGCTGGGTTTGCCGGTGGCCGTCGCGGCCCTGGCCTTCGTGCCGAAAGCACGCTCGACGCTGCTGGGAGCACTCGTGCTTCTTGCCTGCGTTGCCGTGGCCGCCTCCGGCCCGCACGGCACCATTACGTATCTAACGCGGGTCATCCCCGCGCACGCAGCCTCGGAAACGCACTTTCCCTTTCAGTACAGCTTCACGTACGCAGCGGCGCGGCTCGGCGCATCCGATGACGTCGCCCGCATCGCGGGGACGCTCTCGTATCTCGTGCTGCTCGGAGCCGGCCTTTGGCTCGGATCGGCGACCGCAAGCCGTTTGAAGCGGCGCGAGCTCTTGGTCTTTTTGCCGGCGCTCTGCGCGGTCGCCGGGGGTTCGTTCGTACACCAAGAAGAGCTCTGCTTTGCACTCCCCGCGCTCGCGATTCTGTCGATGAAAACGCGCGGCTGGCCGCGCACGATCTCGATCGCCGCGCTTTGCGTCGTCGCCGTTCCCTGGCTCGCGGCCTGGGGGACGAAGCAGCTCTTTGCGGCAAGCCTCTTCGTCTGTGCGCTGACGCTTTGGCGCATGCGCGTCGAGATGCGGATTGCCGTTCCCATCTTCGTTGCGATTGGAGCGGTACTCTATGGCTTCGAACTGCACCCGCCGCAGCTGCCCGTACCGTCGGGCTCTTCGCTGCCCGTTATTGCGCCTGGAGATCTTGTCCAGCGCGCGTGGCAAGCGTACACCGCCCAACGCAGCACGCCGGACGTTGCCTGGTTCGCCATCAAGGTTCCGGTGTGGGCCGCGTTGATCGCGGCGATCGTCGCGGCCGCCGCCGCCAGTCAGCCGGGTCCAGCCGGAGAGGGGACCTCTGCTTCGATCTCCCGGCGCATCTGA